One Aerococcus urinaeequi DNA segment encodes these proteins:
- a CDS encoding fumarylacetoacetate hydrolase family protein — protein sequence MKFIQYFQANSNDIQVGVLSDLGIIDIREASETLGIRVPNQLKDIIEGAYKDRIQQILDYYTHHAHEVNFVDADTIVYAPVIHNPEKIICVGLNYHDHVSESKISDDPEEPVLFSKFNNALASHNQVIPLNKHGEQFDYEGELVVVIGKTAKNISHSEALDAVFGYSIANDVSVRDLQFKSSQWLLGKTNDFSAPVGPYLTTKDEVDINNLAIKTYRNGAEVQSASTKQMIFKVAEIVSYISEYMTLQAGDIILTGTPSGVVLGYPEDQQNWLKTGDEISIEIEGLGRLTNSFEIEE from the coding sequence ATGAAATTTATTCAATATTTCCAGGCAAATTCAAATGACATTCAAGTCGGTGTCCTGAGTGACTTAGGGATTATCGACATCAGAGAAGCAAGTGAAACATTAGGTATTCGAGTCCCAAACCAACTGAAGGACATTATTGAAGGGGCATACAAGGATCGTATTCAACAAATTCTAGACTACTATACCCACCACGCCCATGAAGTGAACTTTGTGGATGCGGACACCATTGTCTATGCGCCTGTTATCCATAATCCTGAGAAAATAATTTGTGTGGGCTTAAATTATCATGACCATGTGAGTGAATCAAAAATCTCTGATGATCCAGAAGAACCCGTTTTATTTTCAAAGTTTAATAACGCCTTAGCCAGCCATAATCAGGTCATCCCATTGAATAAACACGGCGAACAATTTGATTATGAAGGAGAATTAGTAGTCGTAATTGGCAAAACAGCTAAAAACATTTCTCATTCCGAGGCCCTAGATGCCGTATTTGGCTATTCTATAGCCAATGATGTATCCGTTCGTGACTTACAGTTTAAATCAAGTCAATGGTTACTTGGTAAAACAAACGATTTCTCTGCACCCGTTGGTCCCTATTTAACAACAAAAGATGAAGTGGACATCAACAATTTAGCCATTAAGACATACCGTAATGGTGCAGAAGTTCAATCAGCTAGTACCAAGCAAATGATTTTCAAGGTGGCTGAGATTGTGTCTTATATCTCAGAATACATGACCTTACAAGCAGGGGATATCATCTTAACAGGTACACCTTCAGGGGTAGTATTAGGTTATCCAGAAGATCAACAAAACTGGCTTAAAACAGGCGATGAAATTTCGATTGAAATTGAAGGATTAGGTCGTTTAACCAATAGCTTTGAAATAGAAGAATAA
- a CDS encoding Cof-type HAD-IIB family hydrolase: MKIERVAFFDIDGTLFDSSKYHLPIEQQVPDSTYLAIEKLKANNVLPIIATGRWKNRAQDLGDLLKIDSFITSNGQAVHIENDLVYQNYIDQALVERTIDEMRSRNVPGFFDTKKGLHLLPNVFHARDYGEPFKIVDDSEYPEHVLQMLVTTENIRIVSDWLTELKVVQTGPTHLDIYPFDVSKANGIDRVLEILNMDISQTYAFGDADNDLEMLAKVGTSVAMGNGTDNVKKTADIITSEVWNDGIYKACEQLGLFD; this comes from the coding sequence ATGAAGATTGAACGAGTGGCATTTTTTGATATCGACGGTACCTTATTTGATTCGAGCAAGTATCATTTACCTATTGAACAGCAAGTGCCCGATTCAACATACTTAGCCATTGAAAAGTTAAAAGCAAATAATGTACTACCCATTATTGCGACTGGGCGATGGAAGAATCGTGCGCAGGACTTGGGAGACTTATTGAAGATTGATTCATTTATCACTTCAAATGGTCAGGCAGTTCATATCGAAAATGACCTAGTTTATCAAAACTATATTGACCAAGCACTAGTTGAACGAACGATTGACGAGATGCGTTCCCGCAATGTGCCAGGCTTTTTTGACACCAAGAAAGGACTTCATTTACTACCAAATGTCTTTCATGCCAGAGATTACGGTGAACCATTTAAGATTGTGGATGATAGTGAATATCCTGAACACGTCCTTCAAATGCTCGTAACCACTGAAAATATCCGGATTGTGAGCGACTGGTTAACTGAATTGAAAGTCGTTCAAACGGGTCCGACTCATTTGGATATCTATCCATTCGACGTGTCTAAAGCCAACGGGATCGACAGGGTTCTTGAGATATTGAATATGGATATTTCACAAACTTATGCCTTCGGTGACGCCGACAACGATCTTGAAATGTTGGCCAAGGTTGGCACCTCAGTTGCCATGGGTAATGGGACCGATAACGTCAAGAAAACTGCAGATATCATCACTTCTGAAGTCTGGAATGACGGCATTTATAAAGCCTGTGAACAATTAGGCTTGTTTGATTAA
- a CDS encoding YaiI/YqxD family protein, which produces MKIFIDGDGSPTKQETIQLAKKYDLPVVLVTSIDHFSKKPVADHVETVYVERGADSADFKILSMISAGDIVVTQDYGLASLALAKATVIHHSGMIYTDMNIDQLLRQRYESQQMRKAKMRTKGPKPFTAEDRHHFIQALDKIIQDRL; this is translated from the coding sequence ATGAAAATCTTTATCGACGGTGACGGTAGTCCCACTAAACAAGAAACTATTCAATTGGCGAAAAAATATGATTTACCAGTCGTTTTAGTAACCTCGATTGACCATTTTTCAAAAAAGCCAGTCGCTGACCACGTGGAAACAGTCTATGTGGAAAGAGGTGCTGACTCGGCCGATTTTAAAATCCTATCCATGATCAGTGCCGGGGATATTGTGGTCACCCAAGATTACGGCCTAGCGTCATTAGCTCTGGCAAAAGCGACGGTCATCCACCATTCTGGCATGATTTATACCGACATGAATATCGACCAACTGCTCCGCCAGCGGTATGAAAGTCAACAGATGCGAAAAGCCAAGATGCGGACGAAGGGGCCTAAACCCTTTACTGCAGAAGACCGTCATCATTTTATTCAAGCCCTAGACAAGATTATTCAAGACCGCCTCTAA
- a CDS encoding YccF domain-containing protein produces the protein MGCLGNLIWMIFGGLISAISWFFIGCLWCLTIVGIPVGLQCFKIAKLSLMPFGKDVVREESGFGGLLWNILWLIFGGLELAVMHLFMGVILAITIIGIPFAKQHFKLALLSLVPFGARIVPSNTLYMDIR, from the coding sequence ATGGGTTGTTTAGGAAATTTAATTTGGATGATTTTTGGTGGGCTTATTTCTGCCATCTCTTGGTTCTTTATCGGCTGTCTATGGTGCCTCACGATTGTTGGTATTCCCGTAGGCCTACAATGTTTCAAAATTGCCAAATTATCATTAATGCCATTTGGTAAAGACGTTGTCCGTGAGGAAAGTGGCTTTGGGGGCTTGCTATGGAATATTCTATGGTTAATCTTTGGTGGTCTAGAATTAGCAGTCATGCACCTATTTATGGGGGTTATTTTAGCCATTACCATTATCGGTATCCCATTCGCCAAACAACATTTTAAACTAGCCTTACTATCCCTAGTGCCATTTGGTGCGCGAATTGTACCGTCAAATACACTTTACATGGATATAAGATAG
- a CDS encoding Gfo/Idh/MocA family protein — protein MIKWGIIGAGNIANRFANSLEEVTDGELYAVANRTIEKAETFKANHPCEKAYGSYQALLDDDQVDAVYIALPHKFHLDWVLKAIQAGKAILCEKPATIDQAEVSKIEAALNAKPVFFMEAMKSRFTPAYQAVKELVAQGEIGEVHTVTTSLCRKFDESNASYHFEKGQGGCLLDMGVYNIALLEDILPGEFVLKNLDYKLHDGQVEVYVNAVFDVNGKEAVLESGFDRLTDAKAVISGSKGEIVLYDFHRPTKFDLIVDDKITNNEILNIVDDFYGEITHVHANLKAGRLESNRMPMADTKKFAAIIDQLKAEIF, from the coding sequence ATGATTAAGTGGGGAATTATCGGCGCAGGAAATATTGCCAACCGTTTTGCGAATAGTCTAGAGGAGGTAACTGACGGTGAATTATACGCGGTTGCCAACCGGACGATTGAAAAGGCTGAAACTTTCAAAGCTAACCATCCATGTGAAAAGGCTTATGGGTCTTACCAAGCATTATTGGACGACGACCAAGTAGACGCGGTCTACATTGCCTTACCGCATAAATTCCATTTGGATTGGGTCTTGAAAGCCATCCAAGCAGGCAAAGCCATTCTGTGTGAAAAACCAGCGACTATAGACCAAGCTGAAGTTTCAAAAATTGAAGCAGCTTTAAATGCTAAACCCGTTTTCTTTATGGAAGCCATGAAGAGTCGCTTTACACCGGCTTATCAAGCGGTGAAAGAGCTGGTCGCACAAGGTGAAATTGGGGAAGTCCACACGGTAACCACTTCTTTATGTCGAAAATTCGATGAATCCAATGCTTCTTACCATTTTGAAAAAGGTCAAGGTGGCTGTTTACTGGATATGGGGGTCTATAACATTGCCTTGCTAGAAGACATCTTGCCAGGTGAATTTGTCTTGAAAAACTTGGATTACAAGTTACATGATGGTCAAGTAGAAGTTTACGTGAATGCTGTATTTGACGTGAACGGTAAGGAAGCAGTGCTAGAATCAGGTTTTGACCGATTAACAGACGCAAAAGCAGTGATTTCAGGAAGTAAAGGGGAAATTGTGCTTTATGACTTCCACCGACCAACTAAATTTGACTTAATTGTAGACGATAAGATCACAAATAATGAAATTTTAAATATTGTCGATGATTTTTATGGTGAAATTACCCATGTCCATGCCAATCTAAAAGCAGGTAGATTAGAAAGCAACCGGATGCCAATGGCGGATACTAAGAAATTCGCAGCCATTATTGATCAATTGAAAGCAGAAATATTTTAG
- the tsaA gene encoding tRNA (N6-threonylcarbamoyladenosine(37)-N6)-methyltransferase TrmO produces MEVAPIGWIETAFVEKFGIPRQSMVVPQVKGMIQFYPPYNQIEYFKGIESFDYLWLVWHFSAQKGRSNKATVRPPRLGGNERVGVFASRSPYRPNPIGLSSVKLEKVHIDGAGKVSLEVSGVDLMDKTPILDIKPYVKTDIHEDVRAGFTDEVSWQPLTVDMPEAVTAGLPEYLLTQLQAVLAQDPRPRTQDNPDKIYGMRFDAYEVHFTVKSGILRVVKITEQAES; encoded by the coding sequence ATGGAAGTAGCACCTATAGGTTGGATAGAAACGGCTTTTGTAGAAAAGTTCGGCATTCCGAGACAAAGTATGGTTGTGCCACAAGTAAAGGGAATGATTCAATTTTATCCACCTTACAATCAAATTGAATATTTTAAAGGGATTGAATCCTTTGATTACTTGTGGTTAGTTTGGCATTTTTCAGCACAAAAGGGTCGGTCCAATAAAGCAACTGTCAGACCGCCTCGTTTGGGTGGGAATGAACGGGTAGGTGTCTTTGCTTCCAGGTCGCCGTACCGACCAAACCCTATTGGCCTGTCTTCAGTGAAATTAGAAAAAGTCCATATAGACGGGGCTGGAAAAGTGTCTTTAGAAGTATCTGGTGTTGATTTAATGGATAAAACACCTATTTTAGATATCAAACCCTATGTCAAAACAGACATCCATGAAGACGTTAGGGCTGGTTTTACAGATGAAGTATCTTGGCAACCACTGACAGTCGATATGCCTGAAGCGGTGACTGCGGGGTTACCAGAATATTTACTTACCCAACTGCAAGCCGTTTTAGCTCAAGACCCGAGACCTAGAACCCAAGACAATCCTGATAAAATTTACGGCATGCGTTTTGATGCTTATGAGGTACATTTTACAGTCAAAAGTGGTATTTTAAGGGTAGTAAAAATCACTGAACAGGCAGAATCATAG
- the ybaK gene encoding Cys-tRNA(Pro) deacylase, which translates to MAKAKKTNVIRKLDQQKIPYTEMTLPEDFKPRSSEDVAEILGINPDQQFKTLVTNGKSKDHYVFLVPVNHELDLKLAAAAVGEKNIHMIAQKDLEPLTGYIHGGCSPIGMKKAFPTIIDASAQNYETIIFSAGKRGFLVEAPVNDLEKVIAQLDFADILA; encoded by the coding sequence ATGGCAAAAGCTAAAAAAACCAATGTAATCCGTAAATTAGACCAACAAAAAATTCCCTATACAGAAATGACCCTTCCTGAAGATTTCAAGCCCCGTTCTAGTGAAGATGTTGCTGAAATCCTTGGCATTAATCCAGATCAACAATTCAAAACGCTAGTCACAAACGGAAAATCAAAAGACCACTATGTCTTCCTAGTCCCTGTTAACCATGAGTTAGATCTAAAATTAGCCGCTGCTGCCGTTGGCGAGAAGAATATTCATATGATTGCTCAGAAAGATCTTGAACCCTTAACTGGCTACATTCACGGTGGGTGTTCTCCAATTGGTATGAAGAAGGCCTTCCCAACCATTATTGATGCCTCCGCTCAAAATTATGAGACCATTATTTTTTCAGCCGGAAAACGCGGTTTCCTAGTTGAAGCACCCGTAAATGATCTGGAAAAAGTGATTGCCCAATTAGATTTTGCCGACATTCTGGCCTAA
- a CDS encoding Cof-type HAD-IIB family hydrolase, with protein MKDIKLIAIDMDHTLLNDKGQLPENFTDQVHALKEKGIQVAIASGRPLYTLVDMFSHIEDDLIFVSDNGAAITKQGEQLFNSIIDPDDYHKLMAFTLEQNEATGIPILCALDAAYISKAHDQYDQIYRTFYTNIYYFDDFASVDAVANKFTVYTPNNDAVDQYADIYGPALNKQFSATTSGKEWIDIMNKNIDKGQGMYQLSNLLNITTDQMMAFGDNYNDIEMLAAVKYSYAMENAHDDIKAQANFIAPSNNDLGVSKVIQDLLDGNL; from the coding sequence ATGAAAGATATTAAATTAATTGCCATTGATATGGACCACACCTTACTGAATGATAAGGGTCAGCTCCCTGAGAACTTTACTGACCAGGTACACGCCTTAAAGGAAAAAGGCATCCAGGTGGCCATCGCATCCGGACGACCACTTTATACATTGGTAGATATGTTCAGTCATATCGAAGACGATTTGATTTTCGTATCTGATAATGGTGCAGCCATTACCAAACAAGGAGAACAATTATTTAATTCAATCATCGATCCAGATGACTACCACAAATTGATGGCCTTTACCCTTGAGCAAAATGAAGCAACTGGTATCCCTATCTTGTGTGCCCTAGACGCTGCCTACATTTCAAAAGCCCATGATCAATATGATCAAATCTACCGGACATTCTATACCAATATTTACTATTTCGACGACTTCGCATCAGTAGATGCTGTTGCTAACAAATTTACAGTGTACACACCAAATAACGATGCCGTTGACCAATATGCGGACATTTACGGTCCGGCTTTAAACAAACAATTCTCTGCCACAACATCCGGAAAAGAGTGGATTGATATTATGAACAAAAATATCGATAAAGGCCAAGGCATGTACCAACTGAGCAACTTACTCAATATCACCACTGACCAAATGATGGCTTTTGGTGATAACTATAATGACATTGAAATGTTGGCTGCAGTTAAATATTCATATGCCATGGAAAATGCCCATGACGATATTAAAGCACAAGCTAATTTTATCGCCCCATCTAATAACGATCTAGGTGTATCAAAAGTCATTCAAGACTTGTTAGACGGTAACTTATAA
- a CDS encoding DUF503 domain-containing protein — translation MILLGLEITFTFASDSLKDKRRILQSMMKKVSAKYGVSVAETGDQDVINQAILGMGIVSNSYGFAEKMLNQAVDFCEANYPIEVIQQDWYE, via the coding sequence ATGATTTTACTAGGATTGGAAATTACATTTACATTTGCTAGCGATTCGCTGAAAGACAAACGCCGAATCCTACAAAGTATGATGAAAAAAGTATCCGCCAAATACGGTGTTTCAGTTGCAGAAACTGGAGACCAAGACGTCATCAACCAGGCTATTCTTGGCATGGGTATTGTGTCAAATTCATACGGTTTTGCGGAGAAGATGCTCAATCAAGCTGTTGACTTTTGTGAAGCCAACTATCCAATTGAAGTCATCCAACAAGATTGGTATGAATAG
- a CDS encoding ABC transporter substrate-binding protein/permease has product MKHKKLSFSVFIVSLLTLLFSIAPGKVEATETGNDETYIIATDTTFAPFEFVDDSGEFVGIDVDILAAIAEDQGFDYELRSLGFDAAVQAVETGQADAVIAGMSITEERQQTFDFSKPYYESGTAFAVLDDSEYQSLEDLEGQSVAVKTGTQGATIAADLADQYGFTVNTFDDSPNMYQDVISGNSAAAVEDYPVMGYAIESGGLNLRFIGDNFEEAPYGFAVLGSQNAELLEMFNAGLENIKASGEYDDILAEYGASQEETSSSSETPAAGSGETYTIATDTTFAPFEFVDENGDFTGIDVELLDAIAANQGFNYELKSLGFDAAVQAVETQQADAVIAGMSITEERKQTFDFSEPYFDSGTTFAVLADSDIESYEDLEGQNVAVKTGTQGATIAQSMADEYGFTVTTFDDSSNMYQDVISGNSSAAVEDYPVMAYAINSGGLNLKIIGDQLEPVSYGFAVLAGENQELLQMFNDGLAAIQESGEYDEIVGKYLGDSEEGETSSSNGFLAQLANNFPALLSGLGTTVYLAIVSLVIATILGIFLGLMRTSGNVVLSGIATVYIDIMRGLPLIVMSFFIYFGIPQMFNITISSNLAGILTLSLNAAAYMGEIVRGGIQAIDTGQTEAARSLGLTNGQTMRRIILPQAVKVMVPSFINQFVITLKDTSILSVIGIVELTQTGRIIIARTYQSGSMWLIVGLMYIIIITILTKLSNYIEKRYVGSRTTR; this is encoded by the coding sequence ATGAAGCATAAAAAGCTATCATTTTCCGTATTTATTGTAAGTTTGCTTACTCTATTATTTTCAATCGCACCTGGTAAAGTTGAAGCAACTGAAACAGGTAATGACGAAACTTATATTATTGCAACTGATACAACTTTTGCACCTTTTGAATTCGTAGATGATTCAGGTGAATTTGTTGGGATCGATGTAGATATTTTAGCAGCAATCGCTGAAGACCAAGGATTCGATTATGAATTACGTTCATTAGGTTTCGATGCAGCGGTTCAAGCTGTTGAAACAGGTCAAGCAGACGCGGTAATCGCTGGTATGTCAATTACTGAAGAACGTCAACAAACCTTTGACTTCTCAAAACCATATTATGAATCAGGTACTGCTTTTGCGGTATTAGACGATTCTGAATACCAATCATTAGAAGATTTAGAAGGTCAATCTGTTGCTGTCAAAACAGGAACGCAAGGGGCAACCATCGCAGCCGACTTAGCGGACCAATACGGTTTTACAGTGAATACTTTCGATGACTCGCCAAACATGTACCAAGATGTTATTTCTGGTAACTCAGCAGCAGCGGTAGAAGATTATCCAGTAATGGGTTACGCTATCGAATCAGGTGGTTTAAACTTACGATTCATTGGTGACAATTTTGAAGAAGCGCCTTATGGATTTGCTGTATTAGGTAGCCAAAATGCTGAATTACTTGAAATGTTCAACGCCGGTCTTGAAAACATCAAGGCTTCAGGTGAATATGATGACATTTTAGCTGAATACGGTGCTAGTCAAGAAGAAACATCTTCTTCATCAGAAACACCAGCAGCTGGTTCAGGTGAAACTTACACAATTGCAACCGATACAACTTTTGCACCATTTGAATTCGTAGACGAAAATGGTGACTTCACTGGGATCGATGTTGAATTATTGGATGCTATTGCAGCTAACCAAGGTTTCAACTACGAGCTGAAATCATTAGGCTTTGATGCGGCGGTTCAAGCGGTTGAGACCCAACAAGCAGATGCCGTAATCGCTGGTATGTCAATTACAGAAGAACGTAAACAAACATTTGACTTCTCAGAACCGTATTTTGATTCAGGGACAACATTCGCTGTTTTAGCGGATTCAGATATTGAATCATATGAAGACTTAGAAGGGCAAAATGTTGCCGTTAAAACGGGTACGCAAGGGGCAACAATTGCCCAATCAATGGCCGACGAATACGGTTTTACCGTAACGACATTTGATGACTCTTCTAACATGTACCAAGATGTTATTTCTGGTAACTCATCGGCAGCGGTAGAAGATTATCCAGTAATGGCTTACGCGATTAACTCTGGTGGTTTGAACCTTAAAATTATTGGTGACCAATTAGAACCAGTATCTTATGGGTTTGCTGTTTTAGCTGGTGAAAACCAAGAATTACTACAAATGTTCAATGACGGACTAGCGGCTATTCAAGAATCTGGCGAGTACGATGAAATCGTTGGTAAATACTTGGGTGATTCTGAAGAAGGCGAAACAAGTTCTTCTAACGGCTTCTTAGCTCAATTAGCCAACAACTTCCCAGCCTTATTATCAGGTTTAGGAACAACTGTTTACTTAGCTATCGTATCATTAGTAATTGCGACAATATTAGGTATTTTCTTAGGATTGATGCGTACAAGTGGTAACGTTGTGCTATCAGGAATTGCGACAGTATATATCGACATCATGCGTGGGTTACCACTAATTGTAATGTCATTCTTCATCTACTTCGGTATTCCGCAAATGTTTAACATTACCATTTCAAGTAACTTGGCGGGTATCTTAACCCTTTCACTTAATGCAGCAGCCTACATGGGTGAAATCGTTCGTGGTGGTATCCAAGCCATTGATACTGGTCAAACTGAAGCAGCAAGAAGTCTAGGTTTAACAAACGGTCAAACAATGCGTCGCATCATCTTGCCACAGGCAGTAAAAGTGATGGTACCGTCATTCATTAACCAGTTCGTTATTACCTTGAAAGATACGTCAATCCTATCCGTAATTGGTATCGTAGAATTGACGCAAACAGGTCGTATCATCATCGCCCGCACTTACCAATCAGGTAGCATGTGGTTGATTGTTGGTTTGATGTACATCATCATCATTACGATCCTAACTAAACTATCAAACTATATTGAAAAACGTTATGTAGGTTCAAGAACTACACGCTAA
- a CDS encoding exonuclease domain-containing protein, translating into MAYNRRSGQQRPHMGKSIIGFPKDYVMIDIETTGLKPSNDDILELSAIRIRDHQIDRTFSTLVQPNRPISGFITNLTGISNHMVMTAPPIEQAMPEFLDFIQEDIILGYNVNFDLSFIYDTAVNLYNFPVRNDYLDVLTIARKLVTETPNHKLGTMAQFYGISYEGAHRGLTDCYITVEVYNQLFNQAKQVYQSEKDFKNDFYRRAYPKQIKVEDLKAETSDFNPMHPLFNKTIVFSGDLDNMSREEAMQSSLNKGAILGKSVTLKTEYLIVSQSDLNKQKKTSKFKKAEEYANRGEKIKIISEKIFKQLLEME; encoded by the coding sequence ATGGCTTACAATAGAAGATCAGGTCAACAACGACCGCATATGGGCAAGTCAATCATCGGTTTTCCAAAAGATTATGTCATGATTGATATCGAAACAACCGGTTTAAAACCAAGTAACGATGACATTTTAGAATTATCAGCTATTCGGATTCGTGACCACCAGATTGACCGGACTTTTTCAACCTTGGTCCAACCCAACCGACCAATTTCAGGATTCATCACCAATTTAACCGGCATATCCAATCATATGGTCATGACCGCACCACCAATTGAACAGGCTATGCCCGAATTCTTAGATTTCATCCAAGAAGATATCATTTTAGGCTACAACGTCAACTTCGACTTAAGCTTTATTTATGATACAGCAGTAAACCTTTATAATTTCCCCGTGAGAAATGACTACCTGGACGTGCTAACCATCGCCCGTAAATTAGTAACAGAAACACCCAACCATAAATTGGGGACTATGGCCCAATTCTATGGCATTTCTTACGAGGGCGCTCACCGGGGGTTAACAGACTGCTATATTACGGTAGAAGTGTACAACCAACTCTTCAACCAAGCTAAGCAAGTCTATCAAAGTGAAAAAGACTTCAAGAATGATTTCTACCGCCGTGCCTATCCAAAACAAATTAAAGTGGAGGACTTAAAGGCAGAAACAAGTGACTTTAATCCTATGCATCCCTTATTTAATAAGACTATCGTTTTTTCAGGGGACTTAGATAATATGTCTCGTGAAGAAGCCATGCAATCTAGTTTGAATAAGGGGGCTATTTTAGGTAAATCAGTCACCCTTAAGACAGAATACCTTATTGTCTCACAATCTGATTTAAATAAGCAGAAGAAAACAAGTAAATTTAAAAAAGCTGAAGAATACGCTAATCGCGGCGAAAAAATTAAAATTATTTCGGAAAAAATCTTCAAACAACTCCTGGAAATGGAGTAG
- a CDS encoding 2-hydroxyacid dehydrogenase — MKIALLEPLRVPEARIDELAQPLIDAGHEFTYYPDKTTDPNELYERSKDADIVMIANNPYPAEVIERLENTKFINVAFTGFDHVNSKASKDKGIAIANASGYATTAVAELALGLTLDLFRAITKGNDDIRNANFPGPFQGREIKGKTVGIVGTGHIGLETAKLFKAFGANLIGYNRSEKQEAKDLGVELVELDELLQRADIVSVHLPLNDETRHLLNKDKLSLMKESAVIINVARGPIIDDAALADLLNEGKIAGAGIDVFDGEPPLPADYPLLSAKNAILTPHVGFLSDEAMELRAQIAFENTKAFIDGKPQNIVQEA, encoded by the coding sequence ATGAAGATTGCTTTACTAGAACCATTACGCGTACCAGAAGCCCGCATTGACGAATTGGCCCAACCGCTGATTGACGCGGGTCATGAATTTACCTATTACCCTGACAAAACGACTGATCCAAACGAACTTTATGAACGGTCTAAAGACGCTGATATTGTCATGATTGCCAATAATCCCTACCCGGCTGAAGTGATCGAGCGTTTAGAAAACACAAAATTTATCAACGTCGCCTTCACTGGTTTCGACCATGTTAACAGCAAAGCAAGTAAGGATAAAGGGATCGCCATCGCCAATGCTTCAGGATATGCAACAACAGCGGTTGCTGAATTGGCTTTAGGTTTGACTTTAGACCTATTCCGCGCCATCACAAAGGGTAACGACGACATCCGTAATGCCAACTTTCCAGGTCCCTTCCAAGGTCGTGAAATCAAAGGGAAAACGGTTGGTATCGTCGGTACTGGTCATATCGGACTTGAAACGGCCAAATTATTCAAAGCTTTTGGCGCTAATTTAATCGGATACAACCGGTCTGAAAAGCAGGAAGCCAAAGACTTAGGCGTAGAATTAGTTGAACTGGATGAATTATTGCAAAGGGCAGATATTGTTTCAGTTCATTTACCTCTAAATGATGAAACAAGACACTTGTTAAATAAAGACAAATTAAGCTTGATGAAAGAATCTGCTGTGATCATTAACGTTGCCCGCGGGCCGATTATTGATGATGCAGCCTTAGCAGACTTATTAAATGAAGGCAAAATAGCCGGCGCTGGGATTGACGTCTTTGACGGTGAACCGCCATTGCCTGCTGACTACCCATTATTATCGGCTAAGAATGCTATTTTGACACCACATGTTGGTTTCTTATCTGACGAAGCCATGGAATTAAGAGCGCAAATTGCTTTTGAAAACACCAAAGCATTTATCGACGGTAAACCACAAAACATCGTTCAAGAAGCCTAG